The following DNA comes from Streptomyces sp. NBC_00690.
GAGGTCCGGCTGACCCCCGACGGCGATGGGCGGACGCTGTTCGAGCTCGAACACATCGCTGTCGTCCCCCCGGAGATGTGGGACCAGTTCGGCCCGGGTGCGGTGGGAGTGGGATGGGACCTCACCGCGATCGGCCTGGGACTCCATCTCGCAGGCGGCTCGATCGAGAACCCGGCGGCCTGGCAGCTCTCCGACGAGGCCCGTGAGGTCATGACGCGCAGCAGCGAACAGTGGGGCGAGGCATACCGCGCCTCGGGCGCCTCCGCGGCAACCGTGACGGCTGCCGTCAGCGCGACAACGGCCTTCTACGCACCGGAAAAGCCCTCGGAGGAGTAGCCGGGCGACCAGCTGTTGGCGTACGGACTTTTCTCCCCAGTCGCGTACGAAGAATGTCCCCAGCTCTGACCGCGGACAGCAGCACGGCAGCGGATCTCGGTTGAGATCGATGCCCCGACCAAGGACACTCGCGCGATGAGCCAGAGCACATCGTCTGAACCGATCGAGCGAGGGTGGGACGAGCCCTGGTATCGGGTCCGCATGGAGGACTTCCAGGCGTCGTTCCTGCCCGGCGACGGCGAGGGCTTGGGCGAGGTCTGCAACGTCGATGTCTTCGTGAGCCTGAAGGATGGATCTCGTTGGACCGCGACGGTGTTCACCGTCGCGGAAGTCAAGCGCCTGATGAATCTCTGGGCAGGAACCGACGAGGCCCTCGGCGGCCGGTACTTCTGGGTCTCGGACGGCCTGATCGTCAGGGATCCCGGCATCGACAACATGACCGACGTAATCGCCGGACTGATCGAGAACGGCGAGTTCTCCGAGGTCTTCCAGCGGGCGATCAACAACTGATCAAGTGCTCGGACTCCGGAAACAACGTGGGTCGTCAGGCCACGTCGTTGTCCCGCTCGATCGCCTTGAGTCGGTTCTTGAGCCGGTAGCTGGGGTAGCCGACCTCATCGACCGCGAGAACGCCGGGCCGCAGGTAGGTGCCGAGCTTGTTCGTCAGACGCCCTGCGGCCTCGACGGCTTTGAGATTGCGGACCATGTCGTCGAGGCTCGTGAAGTAGATCGAGTAGCCAGCTCGCTGAACGAAGCGCACCGTAGCGCGCCGACCTTCCAAGCGGAGGCAGCCCGGGCGCAGTCGTTCGGTGCGCGAAAGTCAACGACTTCAAGCAGGGATATGAGTACACCGTTGACGGGGACGAGAAGAACCACTCCTTTCCCATCGATCTGGCCGACCAAGAGGGAATCGCGGGCAGTCATCCCATCGACAAGCATGTGGGAAAGACGGATGAGCAATTGGCTCAGCGTCTCAGAGATCAACAGATGGTCCGAGCGAGCGGATGGAACTGTTACCCCGAGGGTGATCTCCACGTCTGCGGATTGCGCATCGGCACAACGACTCACTCAGACGGTTCTCGGCGACGTGGACAATGCTTTTCTCATTGAAAGATGGATCGCCCGCCAGGAAGCCAACTACAACCCCAATTCGAAGCCTAGTTGCGAACTGCGCTTCCCCAATGAAGTGACGGGGCGATCAACAAGCCGTGCGGACTACGATGCGCATGGCCTCCAGGCTCCCGCCCGCGATGTGTACGGCGTGAAGGTGGCACTCAAGTACGTTCAAGGCATGGACCCGCCCTTCGTCGTCCTCAACTCGATGCCGGAGGCTTAGCGTGAGTCCTGTGACCGCATACACCGGAGCCGTCTTCAACAACGGATCGATCCGCCGGCTTCTCGACCTGGCCATCGATTGCCGCCGTGCGGGCGGACCTTCGCTGGAAGACGAGCTAGCGCGCTTCTGTCGCACCATCAGAAACTCGCCAGAAGCCGAATGGGCCATACCGCTGGCAACAGTGTCGGCCCTCCTCGATCTCCTGTCTGAGATGCTTTGGTCGGCGAATCCACCGAACGTTCCGGCCGGCTTTGAGCAGAAATTGAACGATGCGTCGGACGAACTCGCGGGCCCGAATTTCCTCACGCTTCTGGCTGGTTTGATCCGAATGCAGGATCAGGAGGCAATGCCGGATTTCAAGAGTCTGCCGATGGCGGCCTGGGAAGCGCGATTGATGTTCCCCCGGATGCGGCAGTTCTCGTACTGGGTCGACTCCGGAGAGTACGACGACTTCGAGGAGGGTCTGCGGGCCGGGGCGGCCAGCGAGCATCCGCACGGCTGTCACCAGGAGATGTCAGGGTTGGCAGCCGAACTACAGAAGGCCCTACTCCTCTTTCCGACACCGGATTCCTTGCGCGCGGGACTCGGTGTCGCCATCCCATGGGCATCCGTACCTATTCTGCAAGCCATCCTGCGGGCTATCCACATCCATTTCACAGAGCAGCACTGAGGTTGCATCCGTGTCGACTCCGAACCGATCCGCCTCCTATCCCGACCGGGAGACCGCCCAGTGGGCGACTCAGCAGGTCGTGACCGCGAACGAGCAGTGCATTCATCGGTGGCTGGCCCAGTCGACTCGGCCGCGACTCACCATCGAGGCCGCCTGGCCCTCGCGGCCGGAACCCATCGGACGCGTACTGCTCCAGGCGATGATGCTCGCAGGGCGGGACGCCGTCGATGTCCGGGCCGCCCGTGTGATCCTCAGACGGACCATCGAGAACCCACATGACTTCACCGTGCACGCCACGTTCCCGATCCATCTCTAGAGGCGGCATCCGTGTCCCTGAATCCCCTCGAACACGACCGCAAGTACGGAGAGTTGCATCATGTGGTTCGGTCCTTTCTGGGCCGAACGGCGGACGATGACGAGCCACTCACGGGGTACCTCCGCCACACCTGGCGCACCCGACCCTGGGCCATCGCCACGGCGGAGCACCAACTGCGGGAGTACGCCGTCAACCCGCCAGGGAGGCTGCGGCGACGCCTCGGTGAGTTCTACCCCGTACCGGATGTCGGTCTGCCCGATTCTGAGGTCCAGGCGTGGTTGGTACGCCTGGCTGATCGACTCAGAGACAGTGTTGAGACCGGCCATGCCCCGTCGCCCGCCACCCCGCAGACCCACTGGGAGTGGCACGCCCGCTTCCCGGAGTTGGCCCAGTTTCTCGGCGGCTGGTTCTCCCAGGACATGCCCGAGGAGTTCGAGGATCACGACGACGCACTCCGGGACTACTTGGACAACACCGACCCGGGGCTGATCGCCCAGCTGACGGGCGAGTTGTATGACTTGCTGACTCTCCCGCTGGACGAGCCCGACTATGCGCTCGCCTTGGCCGAACTGGGGATGGAGGTCGACCCGCCCGAGCAGTATGCACCCGGGGGTTGGCTCGTCGAACTAGCCGCACGGCTCCACCGAAGGTGACAGGTCCCCCCTTTTTTACGTGTCCTTTGGGGCGGATACGGCTGGGCTAGCGGTCGATGAAGGCTTGCTCCGCGGGGCTCAACGGAGGGTCGGCCAGGTGCGGAAGTTTTCGCCCGACCGCCATGGTGAGCAGCATGTCGGGGGCGAACAGCCGGGTCGGTGGCCGTTCCATGCTCATGACGTCCAGGAGGGCACGGAGGGCGCGCGGGTTTCTGGATCCTGTGTCGACGGCCCGGTCGATGAACTTGGCGAGGGCGCGTTCGAAGGCGGTGGGCGGGGTGTCGGAGGCGCCGGGGTAGAAGATGTCCTGACCGACGGCGAGGCTCCACGCTGTGTGCACCGGGCCGGCCGCGGCACGTTGGATGCGACGCGCGGTTCCGGGGGTGGTGATCGGGTGTCGGTGGATCGTGGCGCGGAGGGCGACGGCGGTCTGTGTGGCGACGGTGAGGCCGTGCCCGTAGACCGGGTTGTAGCCGGCGACGCTGTCGCCGATGGCGGCGAACCCTTCGGGCCAGTGCCGGGCCTTTTCGTAGTAGCGGCGACGATTGGCGGTGCTGCGTGAGGTGGTGACCTCCCCGAGGGGTTCGGCTTTGGCGATCAGGTCGCCGATGATCGGGTGGTCGAGGCCGCGGGCGAAAGCGACGAAGTCCTCGTCGCTGGTGGTGGGTTCCCCACCGCGGGTGCCGGCGAGGGTGACGAGCCAGCGGCCCTTCTCGATGGGGAGGATGATTCCTCCGCGGCCGGGTGCTTGGGCGGGGCTGGCCTGGACGTTGACGAGGGGGAAATCGGCTGCGCCGTCGGGGGTGCGGTAGATCCGGGTGGCGTAGGTGACACCGGCGTCGACGACCCGTTCGGCCACCGGAAGCAGTCCCAGGGTTTGGAGCCAGACGGGAGCGTGGGACCCACGGCCGGTCGCGTCGACGACGAGATCGGCCTTGAGGACCGCTTCGGTGGCGTGGTGGCGTATTCGGACTCCGTCGACGCGATCGGCGGTCCCGGTGAGTTCGTCGACGGCGGTGTCTTTCCTGAGGGCGATCCTGGGGTGGGGGAGCACCCTCTCCCGGATCGCGGAATCCAGGAGGTCCCGGCTGCATACGAGGTTGTGGTGGTGTGAGCCGTTGAAGCGTCGGAACCACTGCCCGGACGGGGCCTTGGACACGAGGCCGGTCATGATGGGCACCAGGCGAGCACCCTGGCCGGTCAGGTCGTCGACTATGCCGGGGAGTAGTTCCTCAAGGGCCTTGACCCCGCCGGACCACAACATGTGTGCGTGGCGGGCTTGAGGGATGCCACGGCGGGGGTGTGGGCCGTTCGGGAGGGTGTCGCGTTCGATGAGGGTGACGTCGGCGACGTCGGCCAGTACATGTGCGGCGAGTAGACCGCTCACCCCCGCACCGATGACGATGGCGTTGGAGCTGGGGGCGGAGGAGTCACTCAAGGGAGATCGCTCTTTCTGTTGAGGCCACCTCTGTGAGAGGGGCAACGACGGTGGCCCGTTCCCGGAGGGCGCAGGAGAAGGGGTCGGGGGCGGCGAGGCCGCCGCTTCCATGAGCGGTGGTTCGATGCCGGGGCCGATCGACCTGGGATCCCCTGTTTCGCCGCCAGAGAGGAAGAAGACCCGTTCGCGGCCAGGCGCATGGGCTTCAACTTCCCCTTGGCTTCCCATGAGATGTGCTTCGGCTGACGTCTGGAGCTCTCGGGGCGAGGGCCCGCTGCGCATTCTCCATCAAACGATCATGAGTCGCGAAACCCACTCGGTTCACTGGGAGTTGCCGGGCGCTGATGGTGTCGTCGACTCGGCTGGGGTGACATCCGTAGCGAAGAACCACGATGCCCGATCAACACGGTCATGGAGGCGCGCGACGGCATTCGATGCCCTGGCCCACCATGAGCTGAGAACTCTCGTCGAGCTTGCGTCAGCGGTTCATTGGCTCGCCGATGGCCTCGTCGACTAGGCACGGAGCCCAGGTCGTCGTTCACGAACAGATGGATGGCTGGACCACTCCCCAGACCGCACTGCGTACGGCTCCTTGAACTCGCCGGCCCTCTCCGTCTCATCCGGCACGGACTGGAGCGGGGAGACTCCCAAAGGACCGTGCAGGATGGGGGCCGCCTACAGCCCCGGAGGACCAGGCCAGCGACTTCCGCACCGCTTCGGACAGGGCTGCTGCTCGTGCGTCGTCGGACCCTCCGATGATCCCGTGCTCGAGGTCGGGGTCAGGTTGAATCTGTGCTGCCCGATCTCGGTGCCGGGCTGTCGCAGCAGCGCGCCGACGAGGCGACAACCGCTGACCAAGATCACACCCGACTGACACCCAACAGCCCCCAGAAACGCGATCAGGGCCGGTTTCCTGTGAAGAAAACCGGCCCTGATCTGCTGTTTAGCTGTCGGGGTGGCGGGATTTGAACCCACGACCTCTTCGTCCCGAACGAAGCGCGCTGCCAAGCTGCGCTACACCCCGATGTCATCACTCGCGTGGCGACATCGATTACTTTAGCCCACCCACGCCCCCAGGCGAAATCCGGTTTGCGCGGCCCCGGGGTCGTCCGCAGGGTGTCCCGGCTGGGTTTTTGGGTGGGGCCGGGGTCAGGTCTTTTCGACCAGGGTGAGCAGGGTTACCTCCGGTGGGCAGGCGAAACGTACCGGTGTGTAGCGGCTCGTTCCGCAGCCGGCGGAGACATGGAGGTAGGAGGTGTTCCCCGCTGCCTCGTGGGTCGACAGGCCCTTGACCCGGTCCGTGTCCAGGTCGCAGTTGGTCACCAGCGCCCCGTAGAAGGGGATGCACAGCTGGCCGCCGTGCGTATGGCCGGCGAGGATCAGGGGGTAGCCGTCGGCGGTGAAGGCGTCCAGTGCGCGTAGGTAGGGGGCGTGCACGATCGCCAGGGAGAGATCGGCGTCCTTCTCGGGGCCACCCGCGACCTTCTCGTACCGGTCGCGCTTGATGTGGGGATCGTCGAGGCCGGTGAACGCCAGCTCGTACCCCTCCAGCTTGAGCCTGCCCCGCGTGTTGCTCAGGCCCACCCAGCCTGCGGCGTCGAACGCGTCCCGCAGTTCTTCCCAGGGGTTGTGGACCACGCCGACGGCCGGCGCGTTGCCGTTCA
Coding sequences within:
- a CDS encoding SRPBCC family protein; translation: MSDIVNQINDIHRKVGTKQIPEGEARTILLSRTYAAAAEDVWDAVTAPERISRWFLPVSGDLKLGGHYQLEGNAGGEILRCEPPQVLKVSWLFGEDPGFSEVEVRLTPDGDGRTLFELEHIAVVPPEMWDQFGPGAVGVGWDLTAIGLGLHLAGGSIENPAAWQLSDEAREVMTRSSEQWGEAYRASGASAATVTAAVSATTAFYAPEKPSEE
- a CDS encoding RNase A-like domain-containing protein — translated: MISTSADCASAQRLTQTVLGDVDNAFLIERWIARQEANYNPNSKPSCELRFPNEVTGRSTSRADYDAHGLQAPARDVYGVKVALKYVQGMDPPFVVLNSMPEA
- a CDS encoding RNase A-like domain-containing protein, with amino-acid sequence MSTPNRSASYPDRETAQWATQQVVTANEQCIHRWLAQSTRPRLTIEAAWPSRPEPIGRVLLQAMMLAGRDAVDVRAARVILRRTIENPHDFTVHATFPIHL
- a CDS encoding contact-dependent growth inhibition system immunity protein, with protein sequence MSLNPLEHDRKYGELHHVVRSFLGRTADDDEPLTGYLRHTWRTRPWAIATAEHQLREYAVNPPGRLRRRLGEFYPVPDVGLPDSEVQAWLVRLADRLRDSVETGHAPSPATPQTHWEWHARFPELAQFLGGWFSQDMPEEFEDHDDALRDYLDNTDPGLIAQLTGELYDLLTLPLDEPDYALALAELGMEVDPPEQYAPGGWLVELAARLHRR
- a CDS encoding FAD-dependent monooxygenase, giving the protein MSDSSAPSSNAIVIGAGVSGLLAAHVLADVADVTLIERDTLPNGPHPRRGIPQARHAHMLWSGGVKALEELLPGIVDDLTGQGARLVPIMTGLVSKAPSGQWFRRFNGSHHHNLVCSRDLLDSAIRERVLPHPRIALRKDTAVDELTGTADRVDGVRIRHHATEAVLKADLVVDATGRGSHAPVWLQTLGLLPVAERVVDAGVTYATRIYRTPDGAADFPLVNVQASPAQAPGRGGIILPIEKGRWLVTLAGTRGGEPTTSDEDFVAFARGLDHPIIGDLIAKAEPLGEVTTSRSTANRRRYYEKARHWPEGFAAIGDSVAGYNPVYGHGLTVATQTAVALRATIHRHPITTPGTARRIQRAAAGPVHTAWSLAVGQDIFYPGASDTPPTAFERALAKFIDRAVDTGSRNPRALRALLDVMSMERPPTRLFAPDMLLTMAVGRKLPHLADPPLSPAEQAFIDR
- a CDS encoding metallophosphoesterase; protein product: MRARFGVPLAITAVGAAGIAYAAGIEARSFRLRRLTVPVLPKGMRPLRVLQVSDIHMVSGQRKKRAWLQSLAGLRPDFVVNTGDNLSDPEGVPETLDALGPLMEFPGVYVFGSNDYYGPTLRNPARYLFEKAQGKHGLNGNAPAVGVVHNPWEELRDAFDAAGWVGLSNTRGRLKLEGYELAFTGLDDPHIKRDRYEKVAGGPEKDADLSLAIVHAPYLRALDAFTADGYPLILAGHTHGGQLCIPFYGALVTNCDLDTDRVKGLSTHEAAGNTSYLHVSAGCGTSRYTPVRFACPPEVTLLTLVEKT